The following are encoded in a window of Fretibacter rubidus genomic DNA:
- a CDS encoding CAP domain-containing protein has product MFRFIMRAVLFGFILAATFTTSFAVDRYTDAPVIIRDGDGTYKTVTVNSAKECSAICQSEPLCRGAVTYQADITKPEAECRLNDGLSETSPFKVTPPEELSLDIAVADLNAYRAEYGLGPVTLNTKLIQASDVHAQDLAIHGNAAHEGSDGSTHSDRIQRQGYYFTVAGENVATGQKSWDKVFKAWQDSPGHNENLLLADATEFGIALVYEPTTTYLTYWTMLMAAPMPNFSHLEEAMTVEQMQLLQAQP; this is encoded by the coding sequence ATGTTCAGGTTTATCATGCGCGCCGTCCTTTTTGGCTTTATCCTTGCCGCCACCTTTACGACCAGCTTTGCGGTTGACCGCTATACTGATGCGCCCGTTATTATCCGCGATGGTGACGGCACGTATAAAACTGTGACAGTTAATTCAGCCAAAGAATGTTCCGCTATTTGCCAGTCAGAACCGCTATGTCGTGGGGCGGTGACTTATCAAGCTGACATTACCAAACCCGAAGCGGAATGCCGTCTTAATGACGGGCTATCTGAAACATCCCCCTTTAAGGTCACGCCGCCGGAAGAATTATCTCTGGATATAGCCGTGGCGGATTTGAACGCCTACCGCGCCGAATACGGTCTTGGCCCTGTGACACTCAATACGAAATTGATTCAAGCCTCCGATGTGCATGCGCAGGATCTAGCCATTCACGGCAATGCCGCCCATGAGGGGTCTGACGGCTCTACTCATTCTGACCGTATTCAGCGCCAAGGCTATTATTTTACTGTCGCAGGCGAAAATGTCGCCACAGGCCAAAAAAGCTGGGATAAAGTTTTTAAGGCTTGGCAGGATAGCCCGGGCCATAACGAAAATCTTCTGCTTGCGGATGCGACAGAATTTGGCATCGCGTTGGTCTATGAACCGACCACGACTTATCTCACATATTGGACGATGTTGATGGCGGCTCCCATGCCAAATTTCTCCCATCTCGAAGAAGCCATGACAGTCGAACAAATGCAATTATTGCAAGCGCAGCCCTAG
- a CDS encoding transglycosylase domain-containing protein, protein MQTYRADIDAVNDNRTRNRGKLFITIVLILAALGAFGYVQARAYLFDGLPSLPDKTTMWELNLQPNTTLLDKNGNVLGHRGPHVGRPLKLSEMPNHLPQAFLAIEDERFYQHAGIDRRAILRAFFENQKSGRTAQGGSTLTQQLVKNMVLTPEKTYRRKFQEAWLAYEMETVLSKPEILELYLNRVDLGNRTFGVEAAAQRYFGKSATEVTRSEAAMLAGLPQAPSRYNPAKNFDGAWSRAKLVLRRMLANTMITPSELAEAETNPPVIISEPKDAIEPAIIGHLFDYIQEQAQGLVGSEVKDLIVRTTIDPKLQQLAHDSVEGILSTTGEKRKVSEGALVTLDNQTGAVRAMVGGRDYTASKFNRAVQAERQPGSSFKAFVYATALEEGFTPATVRIDQPTEIAGWKPENYTRRYRGPMTIREALKLSINTVAAQVGAEIGPPRIVDLAKRFGITTNLRTTYSISLGASEVTLLDLSQAFMVFSNDGVRKPPYLIESVSNSANEVLYTRKALAPTRVYAESYARQMTEMLSDVVQTGTGHGAKLGKRAAGGKTGTTQDYRDAWFVGFTAQYTTGVWMGNDDNSSTSRVTGGLLPVDAWKDFMLAAHKGLPLEPLNAPQSFEDDEKRRKISAFYSGLAEALITERNLAAGITQPRANVMPVTVDGLN, encoded by the coding sequence ATGCAAACATATCGTGCAGACATAGATGCGGTGAATGACAACCGAACACGCAATCGAGGCAAGCTGTTTATCACGATTGTCTTGATTCTGGCCGCTCTTGGTGCCTTTGGTTATGTGCAAGCCCGCGCCTATCTCTTTGATGGCCTGCCGTCCCTGCCCGATAAAACAACGATGTGGGAGTTAAACCTACAGCCCAATACGACACTGCTGGATAAAAATGGCAATGTGTTGGGCCACCGCGGGCCGCATGTCGGGCGCCCGCTCAAGCTGTCTGAAATGCCCAATCACCTACCGCAAGCCTTTCTCGCGATTGAGGACGAGCGGTTCTACCAACATGCAGGCATTGACCGCCGTGCGATATTGCGGGCCTTTTTCGAAAATCAAAAGTCTGGTCGCACTGCGCAGGGCGGCTCAACGCTCACGCAACAGCTTGTCAAAAATATGGTATTGACTCCTGAGAAGACCTACCGCCGTAAGTTCCAAGAAGCTTGGCTGGCTTATGAAATGGAAACGGTCCTATCCAAACCAGAGATTTTAGAGCTTTATCTGAACCGCGTGGATTTGGGTAACCGCACCTTTGGCGTAGAGGCGGCAGCGCAGCGATATTTCGGCAAATCAGCGACAGAGGTCACGCGATCAGAGGCCGCCATGCTGGCAGGTCTACCCCAAGCGCCGTCGCGTTATAACCCAGCAAAGAACTTTGACGGCGCGTGGAGCCGCGCCAAGCTTGTGCTCCGCCGTATGCTGGCCAATACGATGATCACACCCTCAGAACTGGCCGAAGCCGAGACTAATCCCCCCGTCATCATATCAGAGCCCAAAGACGCGATAGAGCCCGCCATCATTGGGCATTTATTTGACTATATCCAAGAGCAAGCCCAGGGGCTTGTTGGGTCAGAGGTCAAAGACCTCATCGTGCGCACAACAATAGACCCAAAGCTTCAACAATTGGCTCACGATAGTGTCGAGGGCATCTTGTCCACGACAGGCGAGAAACGCAAAGTCAGCGAAGGCGCGCTCGTCACTTTGGACAATCAAACAGGCGCCGTGCGCGCTATGGTTGGTGGACGCGATTACACCGCATCAAAATTTAATCGCGCTGTTCAGGCCGAACGCCAGCCTGGCTCGTCATTCAAAGCCTTTGTTTACGCAACCGCCCTAGAAGAAGGCTTCACCCCCGCGACTGTGCGTATTGACCAACCGACAGAGATTGCAGGCTGGAAGCCAGAGAATTACACCCGTCGTTACCGTGGCCCGATGACCATTCGTGAGGCCCTAAAGCTCTCAATCAATACCGTTGCCGCTCAAGTTGGCGCGGAAATCGGCCCGCCCCGTATTGTGGATTTGGCCAAGCGATTTGGCATTACGACAAATTTGCGCACGACCTATTCCATCTCTCTGGGGGCATCAGAAGTCACGCTGCTGGATTTATCGCAAGCGTTCATGGTGTTCTCTAACGATGGTGTACGAAAGCCGCCCTACCTCATTGAGAGCGTCTCAAACTCGGCCAATGAGGTGCTTTACACGCGCAAGGCCCTCGCCCCGACACGGGTCTATGCAGAGAGCTATGCCCGTCAAATGACCGAAATGCTGTCTGATGTTGTGCAAACAGGCACAGGCCACGGCGCAAAGCTAGGTAAGCGCGCGGCAGGCGGTAAAACAGGCACGACACAAGATTACCGCGACGCGTGGTTTGTGGGCTTTACCGCGCAATACACAACGGGTGTCTGGATGGGTAATGATGATAATTCATCGACATCGCGCGTCACAGGCGGGCTGCTGCCCGTCGATGCGTGGAAAGACTTCATGCTAGCCGCGCATAAGGGTTTGCCGCTGGAGCCCCTTAACGCCCCACAGAGTTTTGAAGACGATGAAAAGCGCCGCAAAATTTCCGCCTTTTATAGCGGTCTGGCCGAAGCTTTGATTACAGAACGAAATCTCGCCGCTGGTATTACCCAGCCCCGCGCAAACGTGATGCCGGTCACAGTCGATGGGCTGAATTAG
- a CDS encoding YcgN family cysteine cluster protein: MTDVTNDMPAQPYWKTKNMAEMSRKEWEDLCDGCGKCCCIRLEDEDTADIYITDVVCKLFDAGTCQCTDYPNRSKKVPDCVTLTPDNVDKLHWMPRTCAYRLISEGKDLPDYHHLVSGSRETIHEVGMSVQDAVVSETQVDEDELHHRLVVWPGEPDIGG, encoded by the coding sequence ATGACCGACGTTACAAATGATATGCCAGCCCAACCCTATTGGAAAACCAAAAATATGGCAGAAATGAGCCGTAAAGAGTGGGAAGACCTCTGTGATGGCTGCGGAAAATGTTGCTGCATCAGGTTAGAGGACGAGGATACTGCCGATATTTACATCACAGATGTGGTCTGCAAGCTGTTTGACGCGGGGACATGCCAATGCACGGATTACCCGAACCGCTCCAAAAAAGTGCCTGATTGCGTAACGCTCACACCAGATAATGTCGATAAACTTCATTGGATGCCGCGCACTTGCGCCTACCGCCTCATATCTGAGGGCAAAGACTTGCCTGATTATCACCATCTTGTGTCGGGCTCGCGCGAGACAATTCATGAGGTCGGCATGAGCGTGCAAGACGCGGTGGTGTCAGAGACGCAAGTCGATGAAGACGAGCTTCACCACAGATTAGTCGTCTGGCCGGGTGAGCCAGATATTGGGGGCTAA
- a CDS encoding glutamate--cysteine ligase, with product MAAPAASGNSPLITSKAQMIERLSSGSKPKSEWRIGTEHEKIGFCKDTLKPLPYFGDRSIHAMLTGLQRFDWEPVVEGGNVIALKRDGASVSLEPGGQLELSGAPLEHVHQTCREVNIHLREVKEVADEIGAGFLSLGFRPDTKLEDVPMMPKGRYNIMKAYMPKVGTHGLEMMFRTCTVQTNLDFGSESDMVKKMRVSLALQPVATALFANSPFTDGVLNGHKSFRSRIWLDTDADRTGMLPFAFEEGFGFEQYVDYALDVPMYFVYRNGTYLDASGKSFRDFLDGKLDVVPGELPTISDFDDHLSTIFPEVRLKQFLEMRGADTGPWGELCALPAFWVGLLYDQSALDTAWDLVKDWTEEERHDQRMNVAKMGLQTPFRGKTLREVAVAALAISREGLKARGKLNHHGESETVFLQELDQFARTGKSNADRLIDSYNGAWDGDITRAYTDCIY from the coding sequence ATGGCTGCTCCCGCTGCATCTGGTAATTCGCCCCTCATAACATCAAAGGCCCAAATGATAGAGCGGCTGTCGAGCGGCTCTAAGCCTAAATCTGAGTGGCGTATCGGGACAGAGCACGAAAAAATCGGCTTTTGCAAGGACACGCTAAAACCTTTGCCTTACTTTGGAGACCGCAGCATCCACGCGATGCTGACGGGGTTGCAGCGTTTCGATTGGGAACCTGTCGTCGAGGGCGGCAATGTTATCGCGCTAAAACGTGACGGCGCCTCCGTGTCGCTAGAACCCGGCGGGCAATTAGAGCTATCAGGCGCGCCGCTAGAACACGTCCACCAAACATGCCGAGAGGTCAATATTCACCTGCGGGAAGTCAAAGAGGTCGCGGACGAGATTGGCGCAGGCTTTCTGTCGCTTGGCTTTCGTCCTGATACCAAACTTGAAGACGTGCCGATGATGCCCAAAGGGCGCTATAATATCATGAAGGCCTATATGCCCAAAGTCGGCACGCACGGCTTGGAAATGATGTTTCGTACCTGCACAGTGCAAACCAATCTGGATTTCGGATCTGAATCTGACATGGTCAAAAAGATGCGGGTCAGCCTTGCGCTGCAACCCGTCGCGACAGCGTTGTTTGCCAACTCACCTTTTACCGACGGTGTGCTGAACGGTCATAAATCCTTTCGCTCTCGTATATGGCTCGACACGGACGCTGACCGTACGGGCATGTTACCCTTTGCGTTTGAGGAGGGGTTCGGGTTTGAGCAATATGTCGATTATGCGCTGGATGTGCCGATGTATTTTGTCTACCGAAACGGCACCTATCTCGACGCCTCGGGTAAATCATTCCGCGATTTCCTGGACGGTAAACTTGATGTCGTGCCTGGCGAATTACCAACAATTTCTGATTTTGATGATCACCTGTCTACGATTTTCCCAGAAGTGCGCCTCAAGCAATTCCTAGAAATGCGCGGTGCAGACACTGGGCCATGGGGCGAGTTATGTGCGCTGCCTGCCTTTTGGGTCGGGCTATTATATGATCAATCTGCGCTGGATACGGCGTGGGATTTGGTCAAGGATTGGACCGAAGAAGAACGTCATGATCAGCGTATGAATGTCGCGAAAATGGGACTTCAAACACCGTTTCGCGGCAAGACCCTGCGCGAGGTCGCTGTGGCGGCGCTGGCCATATCGCGCGAAGGCCTAAAGGCACGGGGGAAGCTAAACCATCACGGTGAGAGCGAGACTGTGTTCTTACAGGAGCTTGATCAATTCGCGCGCACGGGAAAATCCAATGCTGACCGCCTTATCGATTCGTATAATGGCGCGTGGGACGGCGATATTACGCGTGCTTATACAGACTGTATTTACTAG
- a CDS encoding TonB-dependent receptor plug domain-containing protein yields the protein MTFIPSFHMRTQRLLCGVALPLLLLATPAWSEDSNAVERSFEPSYFDVFQPQNASDMVSRIPGFSLSGGSGGERGFGQANLNILINGRRPSSKSSDARDILGRIPANNVLRIYIKDGASLDIPGLSGQVADIITGGSGLSGSWEYAARFEQGTQPQLLDGEISLSGSRGNLSYVASLNSGQFLFTEDGVETFADANGVVFEDRLEDIDFHETKPGVDLNLTYTPDSGHIANLNLALTYGNWNQRVSEVFTALTPRGRTGQSIFQGGEDELEYEISGDYALPLNVPTLGNGTLKLIGLHRFENSKNGDNFAELIDGQTPTRSIFNRDTDEGEYIGRAEYSFAPATDHDLQVSIEGAFNYLDRENRFEDTTTPLETDRTRVEEKRAEGNLTHSWTINPKLNLQTSIGAEYSQLNVTTDPSPARSFVRPKGFVAASYTLSPTYALRAKVERDVGQLDFGDFVDGVSLTEDIITSGNNEIVPTQFWNAEIELDRQDSAVISGTLRAFARFIEDPIDRIRFNDGSEGPGNLDSAFEYGVEANATWLLDSYGLSGMRIEAEGSLADSEIDDPLSGLARRINDTEIWSWELNYRWDIANTPYAIGGELEQRRESPFLRLDQTFDGRRDRPSSFAFIEHKDFYGFQLTLLMQNVLKERIIRPRVIFETDRLGPIAEIQDFDRRRGRRISIQISDTF from the coding sequence ATGACGTTTATTCCATCATTTCATATGCGCACGCAGCGTCTGCTCTGCGGGGTCGCTTTACCACTGCTTTTGCTGGCGACACCCGCTTGGTCTGAGGACAGCAATGCGGTCGAGCGTAGCTTTGAGCCGTCCTATTTTGATGTGTTCCAACCCCAAAACGCGAGCGATATGGTCAGCCGTATTCCAGGCTTTAGCCTATCGGGCGGCAGCGGCGGAGAGCGCGGATTTGGTCAAGCGAATTTAAACATCCTGATTAATGGACGCAGACCCTCGTCTAAATCATCTGACGCCCGCGACATCTTAGGCCGCATCCCAGCGAATAATGTGCTGCGCATTTATATTAAAGACGGCGCATCTCTGGATATTCCGGGACTGTCTGGACAGGTCGCCGATATTATCACAGGCGGCTCAGGATTGTCTGGCTCATGGGAATATGCCGCGCGGTTTGAGCAGGGCACGCAACCACAACTGCTGGACGGTGAAATATCGCTCAGCGGATCACGCGGCAATTTATCGTATGTCGCGAGCTTAAATAGTGGCCAGTTCCTATTCACCGAGGACGGGGTTGAGACATTCGCGGATGCTAATGGCGTGGTGTTTGAAGACCGTTTGGAAGACATTGATTTTCACGAAACCAAGCCTGGCGTTGATTTAAACCTAACCTATACGCCTGATAGCGGACACATCGCCAACCTTAACCTCGCGCTGACATATGGTAATTGGAACCAGCGCGTCTCTGAGGTTTTTACCGCTCTCACCCCGCGCGGCAGGACGGGGCAATCGATTTTCCAAGGCGGCGAGGACGAGCTGGAATATGAGATTAGCGGAGATTACGCCCTGCCCCTGAACGTGCCAACACTCGGCAATGGCACCTTAAAACTCATTGGGCTCCACCGGTTTGAAAATAGCAAAAATGGCGATAATTTTGCCGAACTTATTGACGGGCAGACCCCGACACGGTCCATCTTTAACCGCGACACGGATGAAGGCGAATATATTGGCCGCGCAGAATATAGCTTTGCGCCCGCGACCGATCACGATTTACAAGTCTCCATCGAAGGAGCGTTTAATTATCTTGACCGCGAAAACCGTTTTGAAGACACCACCACGCCGCTTGAGACTGACCGTACGCGGGTCGAGGAAAAACGGGCCGAGGGTAACCTCACCCATAGTTGGACGATAAACCCAAAGCTAAACTTACAGACATCCATTGGGGCGGAATATTCGCAGCTTAACGTCACCACTGACCCCTCGCCTGCGCGTAGCTTCGTGCGGCCCAAGGGCTTTGTCGCGGCCAGCTATACGCTATCGCCGACCTATGCCCTGCGCGCGAAAGTCGAGCGCGACGTGGGCCAACTTGACTTTGGCGACTTTGTCGATGGCGTCAGCCTGACTGAGGATATTATAACGTCAGGCAATAACGAGATTGTGCCAACACAGTTTTGGAACGCAGAGATTGAGCTAGACCGCCAAGACAGTGCCGTTATCTCTGGCACATTACGCGCCTTTGCCCGCTTCATTGAAGATCCCATTGATCGCATCCGCTTTAATGACGGCTCCGAAGGGCCAGGAAATTTAGACAGTGCGTTTGAATATGGGGTCGAGGCCAATGCCACATGGCTGCTTGATAGCTACGGCCTGAGCGGCATGCGTATTGAGGCCGAAGGCAGCCTTGCCGATAGCGAAATTGACGACCCGCTCTCTGGGCTAGCGAGACGCATTAATGATACGGAAATCTGGAGTTGGGAGCTGAATTACCGCTGGGATATTGCGAACACCCCTTACGCCATTGGCGGGGAGTTAGAACAACGCCGCGAGAGCCCGTTTCTGCGCCTTGACCAAACCTTTGACGGCCGCCGTGACCGCCCGTCCAGCTTTGCCTTTATCGAGCATAAAGATTTTTACGGCTTTCAACTCACATTGCTTATGCAAAATGTCCTGAAAGAACGTATTATTCGCCCGCGCGTCATTTTCGAGACGGACCGCCTAGGCCCCATTGCAGAGATCCAAGATTTTGACCGCCGCCGTGGCCGCCGCATCAGTATTCAAATTTCAGATACGTTTTAG
- a CDS encoding peptide MFS transporter, producing the protein MKTPAQRQVDDAAFFGHPVGLKTLFLTEMWERMSYYGMRGLLVLFMTAAIAEGGLAIGTATAVAIYGLYTASVYFMGLPGGWMADRMIGSQKAIWYGGIIIMCGHIVLAIPSSKTFFIGLILVVLGTGLLKPNISAVVGQLYGSQDKRRDSGYALYYMGINIGSLLGYTICGYLYESNGIHWAFGASAVGMFLGLIYFYKTRDNLVGAGAEPAAKLSASAMSKSWLVVAAFLVVLTIITALMLMGVLSFDPIAMSKVVAVTFVGIFFLYFASVYLGGNLTPVEKKGMWAFLLVCVASTCFWSGFEQAGSSLNLFGQDFTDRTIGGFEIPTTWLQNVNPFFIITLTPFFAMFWIWLGKRMMTPGYGLKMGAGLIIMGMGFVVMIFAAHAAADGKVAIFWLVMTYFLHTVGELTLSPISLSAVSKLSPPRFLGQMMGLFVLTYSMGNIIAGLLAGGFDPENVSEMPALFTTIATFAIGVGAVVLLIGMFTKRWERDVEIANAAADEVPTPTSAKAILRNEGPVI; encoded by the coding sequence ATGAAAACACCAGCTCAACGTCAAGTCGACGATGCCGCCTTCTTTGGCCATCCCGTTGGCTTAAAAACTCTATTCCTGACAGAGATGTGGGAACGGATGAGTTATTACGGCATGCGCGGCCTTTTGGTCCTGTTTATGACGGCGGCCATTGCCGAAGGCGGCCTGGCTATTGGCACAGCGACCGCCGTGGCGATTTACGGTCTTTATACCGCGTCGGTCTATTTCATGGGCTTGCCCGGCGGCTGGATGGCTGACCGTATGATCGGTAGCCAAAAAGCGATTTGGTATGGTGGTATAATTATTATGTGTGGGCACATTGTGCTGGCCATCCCCAGTTCTAAGACATTCTTTATAGGACTTATATTAGTTGTTTTGGGCACGGGGCTTTTGAAACCGAATATCTCTGCTGTTGTGGGGCAACTCTACGGGTCTCAAGATAAACGCCGCGATAGTGGCTATGCCCTTTATTATATGGGGATTAATATCGGCTCGCTACTTGGCTATACGATCTGTGGATACCTTTATGAAAGTAACGGCATTCATTGGGCCTTTGGCGCCTCTGCCGTGGGTATGTTTTTGGGCCTGATTTATTTCTACAAGACCCGCGACAACCTTGTGGGGGCTGGCGCAGAACCGGCGGCTAAGCTGTCTGCTAGTGCGATGTCAAAAAGCTGGTTGGTTGTGGCGGCCTTCTTGGTTGTCCTTACAATTATCACAGCGTTGATGCTTATGGGCGTGCTAAGCTTTGATCCGATTGCCATGTCAAAAGTGGTGGCTGTGACCTTTGTGGGTATCTTCTTCCTTTATTTTGCTTCTGTCTATTTGGGCGGTAATCTGACCCCTGTTGAGAAAAAAGGCATGTGGGCGTTCCTGCTTGTCTGTGTGGCATCGACTTGTTTCTGGTCTGGGTTTGAGCAGGCGGGATCCTCGCTGAACCTGTTCGGTCAAGACTTTACAGACCGCACAATTGGTGGTTTTGAAATTCCAACGACATGGCTACAAAACGTTAATCCGTTCTTCATTATCACGCTGACGCCGTTCTTTGCCATGTTCTGGATTTGGCTCGGTAAGCGTATGATGACGCCGGGTTATGGCCTGAAAATGGGCGCAGGTCTGATTATTATGGGCATGGGGTTTGTTGTGATGATTTTCGCCGCTCACGCGGCAGCTGACGGCAAAGTCGCGATCTTCTGGCTCGTGATGACTTATTTCTTGCACACAGTGGGCGAGTTAACGCTCAGCCCAATCTCGTTGTCGGCTGTTAGTAAGCTTTCACCACCACGTTTCTTGGGCCAAATGATGGGTTTATTCGTCCTGACCTATTCTATGGGCAATATCATCGCGGGTCTTCTAGCTGGTGGATTTGATCCGGAAAATGTCTCGGAAATGCCCGCGCTATTCACAACCATTGCGACCTTTGCGATTGGTGTCGGCGCTGTGGTCCTCCTCATTGGGATGTTCACTAAAAGGTGGGAACGTGACGTGGAAATCGCCAATGCGGCGGCGGATGAGGTGCCGACGCCTACTAGCGCGAAAGCAATTTTGCGAAATGAAGGCCCGGTGATTTAA
- a CDS encoding DUF937 domain-containing protein has translation MAMNLLDMIMSAQNGAAVQQAAAQTGMAPDQAQSAIAALLPAISSALKQNTNSPQGLAGLLGALQNGNHQQYLEQPEVLARPEAVQDGNAILGHLFGSKDVSRAVAGRASEQTGIDTGMLKKLLPLVATMAMGSLSKQTAAPSMQSQLAGLAMQHLTGGAPQGGQGGIGGLLGGLLGGARKQQRVQQQAQASHQQGMGMIGKMLDADGDGSMMDDILQMAMNSRR, from the coding sequence ATGGCGATGAATTTACTTGATATGATTATGAGCGCGCAAAACGGCGCCGCTGTGCAACAAGCCGCAGCCCAAACAGGCATGGCCCCTGACCAAGCACAAAGCGCGATTGCGGCACTTCTGCCTGCCATCTCTAGCGCGCTAAAGCAAAACACAAACAGCCCACAAGGTCTGGCGGGATTGCTGGGTGCTCTGCAAAACGGCAATCATCAGCAATATTTGGAACAACCCGAAGTCCTGGCTCGTCCCGAAGCTGTCCAAGACGGCAATGCGATTTTAGGACATCTATTTGGGTCAAAAGACGTCAGCCGCGCTGTGGCGGGCCGCGCATCAGAACAAACCGGGATTGATACAGGTATGCTCAAAAAGCTGCTCCCGCTTGTCGCGACTATGGCGATGGGAAGCTTGTCTAAGCAAACGGCAGCCCCGTCTATGCAAAGCCAGCTCGCGGGTCTGGCCATGCAACACCTAACGGGCGGTGCACCACAAGGTGGTCAAGGCGGTATCGGCGGGCTGCTCGGCGGACTTTTGGGCGGAGCGCGCAAGCAACAACGCGTGCAACAACAAGCCCAAGCCAGCCATCAGCAAGGCATGGGTATGATCGGCAAAATGCTAGACGCGGATGGCGACGGCTCCATGATGGATGATATCTTGCAAATGGCAATGAACAGCCGACGCTAA
- a CDS encoding energy transducer TonB produces the protein MIKRPTYTLCLTPFLLTAACVAACAATAQTMPGPPPTMDYFELKQDSVDPSLVSAPSPVMPTEATQSGYCCVDFDISAQGKAVSIKTSYCSEDLFRTAAITSVGEAEFTPAKVGGVRRLSQGHSFDVTFKKEDYQGVLKPSADGRMTRAALDAGMALCPF, from the coding sequence ATGATCAAACGACCGACTTATACTCTTTGCCTTACGCCTTTTTTGTTAACCGCCGCCTGTGTCGCCGCCTGTGCCGCCACTGCGCAGACCATGCCGGGACCACCGCCGACGATGGATTACTTCGAGCTTAAGCAAGACAGCGTTGACCCCAGCCTTGTGTCCGCACCGTCGCCAGTCATGCCGACAGAGGCGACACAAAGTGGCTATTGCTGCGTCGATTTTGATATTAGCGCGCAAGGTAAAGCGGTTAGCATCAAGACAAGCTATTGCAGCGAAGATTTGTTTCGTACAGCGGCCATTACAAGTGTAGGCGAGGCAGAATTTACACCCGCCAAAGTCGGCGGTGTGCGCCGCCTGTCGCAAGGTCACAGCTTTGACGTGACATTCAAAAAAGAAGACTACCAAGGCGTATTAAAGCCCAGCGCAGACGGTAGAATGACGCGCGCCGCACTCGATGCGGGCATGGCGCTCTGTCCGTTTTAA
- a CDS encoding energy transducer TonB yields MKLSSVFITLLTAFLIAPASLAQAPDAQGNPTIMADRPATFKKGIPPKTPNSAKRSGYCCINVNIDIDGKVTDTRALTCSHKRFKRESLKRVGQYKYYPVIKDGVAVPSTIITSVPFIMVGSKGHVIPSADGEIDDSFLSPVTRKDICAADKVQAAN; encoded by the coding sequence ATGAAACTGAGTTCAGTATTTATCACGCTCCTAACGGCGTTTTTGATCGCGCCTGCAAGCTTAGCGCAAGCGCCAGACGCGCAGGGTAATCCAACCATAATGGCAGATAGGCCCGCGACATTTAAAAAAGGCATCCCGCCCAAAACACCTAATAGCGCTAAACGGAGTGGGTATTGTTGCATCAACGTCAATATCGATATCGATGGCAAAGTCACAGACACAAGGGCACTCACATGTAGCCACAAACGGTTCAAAAGAGAGTCGCTAAAAAGGGTCGGCCAATATAAATACTACCCTGTCATAAAAGACGGTGTAGCTGTTCCCTCGACCATTATAACCTCAGTGCCCTTTATTATGGTGGGGTCTAAGGGTCACGTTATTCCAAGCGCGGATGGTGAAATTGACGATAGCTTTCTTTCACCTGTAACGCGCAAAGATATTTGCGCAGCTGATAAAGTTCAGGCCGCTAATTAA